Proteins from one Mycobacterium sp. SMC-2 genomic window:
- a CDS encoding acyl-CoA dehydrogenase family protein, protein MEVREFRAGVRAWIDEVGEPLVPAIEDRSVDAQLNHQRRVQRLLFDAGWMRWGWPTRLGGLGGSPILRAVLGEELTSRALVHTTSWSMHEVLGPAVAEFGRPELVEEIFPRLLRGEEFWCQGFSEPDAGSDLGSMRTTARPRPDGWLINGEKLWTSWAHHATRCIVLARTGGPGSRGISAFLVDMDTPGVTASPLETMAGVDEFCSTSFVDVEVPAQRLLGELDAGWRVAQFILSCERGPIFWQRGAWLAHHLRLLLDTARDGASASALGEAYQLLWAFRATSKNTQDRIAAGDLPGPEASVDKIMIAAADQAVFDAARELLRGGMEIDDTARSRAWRREWAYSRAATIYGGTSEIQKDIVASRLLGLPRSA, encoded by the coding sequence GTGGAGGTGCGCGAATTTCGCGCCGGGGTGCGAGCCTGGATCGACGAGGTAGGAGAGCCGCTGGTCCCCGCGATCGAGGACCGAAGTGTTGACGCCCAGCTGAACCACCAACGTCGAGTGCAGCGGCTACTTTTCGACGCCGGGTGGATGCGCTGGGGATGGCCGACCCGGCTCGGTGGCCTGGGGGGCTCGCCGATCCTGCGCGCCGTCCTCGGCGAGGAGCTCACCAGCCGAGCACTGGTGCACACCACATCCTGGTCGATGCACGAAGTGCTCGGGCCGGCGGTGGCCGAGTTCGGCCGGCCCGAACTGGTCGAGGAGATCTTCCCGCGACTGTTACGCGGCGAAGAGTTCTGGTGTCAGGGATTCTCCGAGCCCGACGCCGGCAGCGACCTGGGATCGATGCGGACGACCGCGCGCCCGCGCCCCGACGGCTGGCTGATCAATGGCGAGAAATTATGGACCAGCTGGGCGCACCACGCCACCCGATGCATCGTGTTGGCCCGCACGGGCGGACCCGGATCGCGGGGTATCAGCGCATTTCTGGTGGACATGGACACGCCGGGGGTGACCGCGAGTCCACTCGAGACGATGGCCGGTGTCGACGAATTCTGCTCGACGTCGTTCGTCGACGTTGAGGTCCCCGCGCAGCGCCTGCTCGGTGAGCTCGACGCCGGCTGGCGGGTCGCACAGTTCATCTTGTCCTGTGAACGCGGCCCGATCTTCTGGCAGCGCGGTGCCTGGCTCGCCCACCATCTCCGTCTGCTCCTCGACACCGCACGCGATGGAGCGTCCGCGTCGGCGCTCGGCGAGGCCTATCAACTGTTGTGGGCCTTCCGCGCCACCTCAAAGAACACGCAGGACCGCATCGCTGCGGGTGATCTGCCCGGACCGGAAGCCTCGGTGGACAAGATCATGATCGCCGCCGCCGATCAGGCCGTATTCGACGCGGCGCGCGAGCTACTGCGCGGCGGCATGGAAATCGATGACACCGCGCGCAGCCGGGCATGGCGCCGCGAATGGGCCTACTCGCGCGCCGCCACCATCTACGGGGGCACCAGTGAAATTCAGAAAGACATCGTGGCTTCCCGGCTGCTCGGATTGCCGAGAAGCGCGTGA